A window of the Pelagicoccus enzymogenes genome harbors these coding sequences:
- a CDS encoding RNA polymerase sigma factor, with the protein MPRDEKDESRWFKERLLPHEGMLRAWLKSRFSSGIDVDDVVQESYLKVMRAHSEKPVHAPKAFLFATARNLALNAVRHAKVRGENLEFVSDDVDYLDESEGVHETVARNQELEILTKAIQSLPDRCRQIFTLRKVYGMPQREIAKKLNISSSTVNAQISIGVNKCAEFVGRFCETGES; encoded by the coding sequence ATGCCCCGAGACGAAAAAGACGAGAGTCGTTGGTTCAAAGAACGCTTGCTGCCGCACGAAGGCATGTTGCGAGCTTGGCTGAAGAGCAGGTTCTCCTCTGGCATCGACGTGGACGACGTGGTCCAGGAGTCTTACCTCAAGGTTATGCGAGCGCATTCCGAGAAGCCAGTGCATGCGCCGAAAGCTTTTCTTTTTGCCACGGCCCGGAACCTGGCGCTCAACGCAGTGCGCCATGCCAAGGTTCGTGGAGAGAATCTCGAGTTCGTTTCCGATGACGTGGACTATTTGGACGAAAGCGAGGGGGTCCACGAGACGGTGGCTCGGAATCAGGAGCTGGAAATTTTAACCAAGGCGATCCAATCCCTGCCAGACCGGTGCCGCCAGATATTTACTCTGCGCAAGGTCTATGGGATGCCGCAGCGGGAAATTGCCAAAAAGCTGAATATTTCCTCTAGTACGGTGAACGCCCAGATATCAATTGGCGTTAACAAGTGCGCTGAGTTTGTGGGACGATTTTGTGAGACCGGTGAGTCATGA
- a CDS encoding FecR family protein — MDLLAEWRPEHSVEPNPDLLAVSAGHSWIGWVKRYSSLAALLVLGLALWILLGKEEGASVTLLASGESARFYEHHVLQDGSVVELNRGAQVSVRFSQDKRLIDLLSGEAYFTVSKDPDRPFVVRARGTVVQAVGTAFNVSLNPDEVEVLVTEGKVLMNPSIATTRDSVVEELEPLVQKLIAGQRTVVNLNAALALPVVELVTPEVIESRLAWKNETLDFTNAPLSEVILEFNRRNHTQLVIADAELNALPITAAFRPNRLGEFVELLALTNNVRVERVDGSKIILHKEK, encoded by the coding sequence ATGGATCTACTCGCGGAGTGGAGGCCTGAGCACAGTGTGGAGCCCAACCCCGACTTGCTGGCTGTTTCCGCCGGCCACTCATGGATTGGGTGGGTGAAACGCTACTCTAGCTTGGCTGCTTTGTTGGTCTTGGGATTGGCGCTGTGGATACTTCTGGGGAAAGAGGAGGGGGCGTCTGTCACTTTGCTTGCCTCGGGCGAGTCGGCGCGTTTCTACGAGCACCATGTCTTGCAAGATGGCTCGGTGGTGGAGCTCAACCGAGGGGCGCAGGTTTCGGTTCGTTTTTCTCAGGACAAGCGCTTGATCGACCTTCTCTCTGGCGAAGCCTATTTCACGGTATCCAAAGATCCCGATAGGCCTTTTGTCGTTCGGGCTCGAGGCACCGTGGTTCAGGCGGTTGGCACTGCGTTCAATGTGTCTTTGAATCCCGACGAGGTAGAGGTTTTGGTGACTGAAGGAAAGGTCCTCATGAATCCTTCCATCGCGACCACGCGCGACAGTGTCGTCGAAGAGTTGGAGCCGCTCGTGCAGAAGTTGATCGCAGGACAACGAACCGTGGTAAACCTCAACGCTGCTTTGGCGCTCCCCGTGGTCGAGTTAGTGACTCCCGAGGTGATCGAAAGTCGTTTGGCTTGGAAAAACGAAACCTTAGACTTCACGAATGCACCGCTTTCTGAAGTGATCCTCGAATTCAATCGTCGCAATCACACGCAGCTGGTCATCGCCGACGCGGAACTTAACGCTTTGCCCATAACCGCTGCGTTTCGCCCGAACCGCCTGGGTGAGTTTGTGGAGCTCCTTGCTTTGACTAATAACGTACGAGTGGAGCGTGTGGATGGTTCGAAGATCATTCTCCATAAAGAAAAGTGA